The Carnobacterium mobile DSM 4848 genome includes a window with the following:
- a CDS encoding YitT family protein — MNKEKLKSLLKIMIGNIFMAFAYAKWMKPNDIINGGVTSIGMILEKITLLPLLYLTNGVTVVLLVFCFIFLGKENFFKSFLSSICYMVLFSFFYSLPIEASINLPIDFSLASLFIAIGYYCCISSNASTVGMDVIALVLHKRNPKLKIALMIRYINFFVLAVGLFTYGWQSVAIGIAFSFVNSYLLNIMLEADKHSTLKKSETKKLNNG; from the coding sequence ATGAATAAAGAAAAATTAAAATCACTGCTCAAAATTATGATTGGAAATATTTTTATGGCATTTGCTTATGCAAAATGGATGAAACCAAATGATATTATCAATGGCGGCGTAACCAGTATTGGTATGATTTTAGAGAAAATCACGTTGCTCCCGCTCTTGTATTTGACGAATGGCGTTACCGTCGTTCTTCTTGTTTTTTGTTTTATTTTTTTAGGTAAAGAGAACTTTTTTAAATCCTTTCTCAGCAGTATTTGTTATATGGTTTTATTCAGTTTCTTTTATTCACTGCCTATAGAAGCTTCTATCAATTTACCGATTGATTTTAGTTTAGCCAGTTTATTTATTGCGATTGGTTATTATTGCTGTATCTCTTCAAATGCTTCTACAGTTGGAATGGATGTTATTGCTTTAGTGTTACATAAAAGAAATCCAAAACTTAAAATTGCTTTAATGATCCGCTATATCAATTTCTTTGTATTAGCTGTGGGGCTGTTTACTTATGGTTGGCAGTCAGTTGCTATCGGCATTGCTTTTAGTTTTGTTAATTCGTACCTATTAAATATAATGCTAGAAGCAGATAAACACAGTACATTGAAAAAAAGTGAGACAAAAAAATTGAATAATGGATAA
- the rbsD gene encoding D-ribose pyranase: MKKNGTLNSEIDKVLADLGHTDQLVIADAGLPIPNGVKKIDLALALSDPPFQKVLDLLLAEMVIEEVTLADEIKTDNVEQLEQIKQKLPSKKINYVSHEEFKQLSKHAKAIIRTGEATPYSNIILQSGVLF; encoded by the coding sequence ATGAAAAAGAATGGAACCTTAAATAGTGAAATAGATAAAGTTTTAGCAGATTTAGGCCATACTGATCAGCTAGTGATTGCCGATGCTGGATTGCCGATCCCAAACGGAGTGAAAAAAATTGATTTAGCTTTAGCACTCAGTGATCCTCCTTTTCAAAAAGTGCTCGATTTACTATTAGCGGAAATGGTTATCGAAGAAGTAACCTTAGCAGATGAAATAAAGACAGATAACGTAGAACAATTAGAACAAATCAAACAAAAATTGCCTTCGAAAAAGATTAACTATGTAAGCCACGAAGAATTTAAGCAACTGTCAAAACATGCTAAGGCTATTATTAGAACTGGAGAAGCTACTCCATATTCCAATATTATCTTACAATCGGGTGTTCTATTTTAG
- a CDS encoding PTS sugar transporter subunit IIC, whose translation MNKFNEFFNKLLDPFLKFVNTKTMMAIKDGFLLTMPITLVGSLFLLIANFPIPQWDTWLSNLFGADWSAPLNQVAGSTFDILAVVAVLGIAYTYSKSEKVDPISTAILSLVSFLILTDSFAVTESGETIAGVIPKGWTGGNGIITAIIVAVIVAKVFAFFIKRDIRIKMPDTVPPGVANAFSAMIPGAVVMFGSMIVYILTNKFAGVSLTELIFKILQTPIQNVSDTLPGGLFITFLMSILFWAGIHGPNIVMGIMGPILTANALDNQAVIDSGQQLVVGENAKIMTVQLIDVFAKFGGQGITIGLLIAALIFAKSKRLKEISKISIVPGLFNINEPVIYGLPIVFNPIMLIPFILVPLAAVLITYGAIIIGFIQPFNAVQVPWTTPPLISGFLLSGWQGLVIQLIIILTSAGIYYPFLMKQDKQFILEEAEIEATEQDADPNLEFANESNV comes from the coding sequence TTGAACAAGTTTAATGAATTTTTCAACAAACTGCTGGACCCCTTTTTGAAATTCGTTAACACCAAAACCATGATGGCCATTAAAGATGGTTTCTTATTAACTATGCCGATTACCCTTGTGGGGTCTCTTTTTCTTTTGATTGCCAACTTCCCGATTCCTCAATGGGATACTTGGTTGTCAAATTTATTTGGTGCTGACTGGTCTGCTCCCTTGAACCAAGTAGCCGGTTCGACTTTTGATATCTTAGCAGTTGTAGCTGTTTTAGGAATAGCTTATACATATTCTAAAAGTGAAAAAGTTGATCCTATTAGTACAGCTATCTTATCATTAGTGTCTTTCCTGATTTTAACGGATTCTTTTGCAGTAACTGAAAGCGGCGAAACAATCGCTGGCGTGATTCCTAAAGGCTGGACAGGCGGAAATGGGATTATCACAGCCATTATCGTTGCTGTTATTGTCGCCAAGGTATTTGCCTTCTTTATTAAGCGCGATATTCGAATTAAAATGCCAGATACAGTACCTCCCGGTGTAGCGAATGCCTTTTCTGCTATGATACCAGGCGCTGTAGTGATGTTTGGCTCAATGATCGTTTACATCTTAACAAATAAATTCGCCGGCGTATCTTTAACTGAACTTATTTTCAAAATATTGCAAACACCTATTCAAAATGTTTCAGACACCTTACCTGGCGGACTCTTTATCACTTTCTTGATGTCCATCCTGTTCTGGGCCGGTATTCATGGTCCTAACATCGTAATGGGAATCATGGGACCTATTTTGACAGCCAATGCTTTAGACAATCAAGCAGTCATTGATTCTGGACAACAACTTGTAGTAGGAGAAAATGCTAAAATTATGACTGTCCAATTAATTGATGTATTTGCTAAATTTGGCGGACAAGGTATTACGATCGGGTTGTTGATTGCTGCATTAATATTTGCTAAATCAAAACGATTAAAAGAAATTTCTAAAATTTCTATCGTGCCAGGCCTTTTTAATATTAATGAACCAGTTATTTATGGATTACCGATTGTCTTCAACCCCATTATGTTGATTCCTTTTATTCTAGTTCCATTAGCTGCTGTTTTAATTACTTATGGTGCAATCATCATCGGCTTCATTCAACCCTTTAATGCAGTACAAGTTCCTTGGACCACTCCTCCGCTGATATCCGGTTTTCTATTAAGCGGCTGGCAAGGATTAGTCATTCAATTGATCATTATTTTAACTTCTGCAGGAATCTATTATCCTTTCCTAATGAAACAAGACAAACAATTCATATTAGAAGAAGCTGAGATAGAAGCAACAGAACAAGATGCTGATCCTAATTTAGAATTTGCAAATGAAAGCAACGTATAA
- a CDS encoding D-ribose ABC transporter substrate-binding protein, giving the protein MKKLVGFAAALLFLGGCGSATLEGENTGSDTAKEKDASDLVVGVSLSTLNNPFFISVKEGITDVADDKGSQVKVLDAQDDTSKQSNDVDDLIQQGVDILLINPVDSSAITPAVEAANSAGIPVIAIDRSSEGGEVVTLVASDNEEGGKMAAQYIEEISGTKAKVAELEGIPGASATRERGKGFNDYAKDKLDLVDKQTANFDRAEGLTVMENMLQSKPEIKAVFAQNDEMALGAIEAIEAAGKTGKIQVVGFDGTDDGLDAIEAGTLSATVAQQPEEMGKLAMQAAYDHFSGKKVEKSIASPLELIKSGQK; this is encoded by the coding sequence ATGAAAAAATTAGTTGGATTTGCAGCAGCTTTACTCTTTTTAGGTGGATGCGGAAGCGCAACATTAGAAGGAGAAAATACAGGTTCTGATACGGCAAAAGAAAAAGACGCATCAGATTTAGTAGTAGGGGTTTCACTATCAACATTAAATAATCCATTTTTTATTTCAGTTAAAGAAGGAATTACAGATGTAGCAGATGACAAAGGCTCTCAGGTAAAAGTATTAGATGCTCAAGATGATACATCAAAACAAAGCAACGACGTAGATGACTTGATCCAACAAGGAGTAGATATTTTATTGATCAATCCAGTCGACTCATCTGCCATTACACCAGCTGTTGAAGCGGCTAATAGTGCTGGTATTCCAGTAATCGCGATTGACCGTTCAAGTGAAGGCGGAGAAGTAGTGACGTTGGTGGCATCTGATAATGAAGAAGGCGGGAAAATGGCCGCACAGTATATTGAAGAAATTTCAGGTACCAAAGCAAAAGTTGCTGAATTAGAAGGCATCCCTGGAGCTTCTGCAACAAGAGAACGAGGAAAAGGATTTAATGATTACGCAAAAGACAAATTAGATTTAGTTGACAAACAAACAGCTAATTTTGACCGTGCAGAAGGATTAACGGTTATGGAAAACATGTTACAATCAAAACCAGAAATTAAAGCTGTTTTTGCTCAAAATGATGAAATGGCATTAGGAGCGATTGAGGCCATTGAAGCAGCAGGTAAAACAGGAAAAATTCAAGTAGTAGGTTTTGATGGAACAGATGATGGACTAGATGCAATCGAAGCTGGTACATTGAGCGCAACAGTTGCTCAACAACCTGAAGAAATGGGTAAGTTAGCTATGCAAGCAGCATATGACCATTTTTCTGGTAAAAAAGTAGAAAAATCCATTGCTTCACCTTTAGAATTAATCAAAAGCGGACAAAAATAA
- a CDS encoding LacI family DNA-binding transcriptional regulator, with product MKTIKDVANLAGVSVATVSRALNKSGYVSEKSRQKVEAAIKELDFYPNEVARSLYQKKSKLIGLLLPDISNPFFPLVAKGVEDKMSEMGYNLILGNVQENSSKEEEYIRAFTQNNVAGVLSAIEGGFRNLKNMPFVMLDRVTSNKEYSVYSDDYLGGSLAAQAIVERSPREVVVMVGPRSVSNSLVRLAGSIKVLEEHKITYHLFETESFQFESAEKASFHLLENFPKVNSIIASNDIHALAVMREAIRRGIKIPDELQVIGYDDNPYSKMMYPSLATIAQPAYQIGYKGAEILCARIEGRKVKEKNIQLPVTLEVRESLRKKDENE from the coding sequence ATGAAAACAATTAAAGATGTGGCGAATTTAGCAGGTGTCTCTGTAGCTACGGTTTCAAGAGCTTTAAATAAAAGTGGATACGTTAGCGAAAAAAGCCGTCAAAAAGTTGAAGCAGCCATTAAAGAATTAGATTTTTATCCTAATGAAGTCGCTCGTTCGCTTTATCAAAAGAAATCTAAATTAATCGGCTTACTTTTACCTGATATCTCGAATCCTTTCTTTCCTTTGGTTGCAAAAGGAGTAGAAGATAAAATGAGCGAAATGGGCTATAACTTAATCTTAGGGAATGTTCAAGAAAACTCATCTAAAGAAGAAGAATACATTCGTGCCTTTACACAAAATAATGTAGCTGGTGTTTTATCAGCGATTGAGGGCGGATTTCGTAACCTAAAAAATATGCCGTTCGTGATGTTGGATAGAGTAACATCTAATAAGGAATATTCTGTTTATTCTGATGATTATCTAGGAGGTTCTTTAGCAGCTCAGGCAATTGTTGAAAGAAGCCCAAGAGAAGTAGTTGTCATGGTGGGACCACGCAGCGTTTCTAATTCATTAGTTCGCTTGGCTGGCAGTATTAAAGTATTGGAAGAACATAAAATTACTTATCATTTATTTGAAACGGAGTCCTTTCAGTTCGAATCTGCAGAGAAAGCCTCCTTTCACTTATTGGAAAATTTTCCAAAGGTAAACAGTATCATTGCTTCCAATGACATTCATGCATTAGCTGTGATGAGAGAAGCGATTCGAAGAGGCATTAAAATCCCCGATGAATTACAGGTCATCGGATATGATGATAATCCGTATAGCAAAATGATGTATCCAAGTTTGGCAACTATCGCACAGCCTGCCTATCAAATTGGCTATAAAGGTGCAGAGATATTATGTGCTCGCATAGAAGGCAGAAAAGTTAAAGAAAAAAATATTCAATTACCTGTAACGCTTGAGGTGAGAGAATCATTGAGAAAGAAGGATGAAAATGAGTAA
- a CDS encoding GntR family transcriptional regulator, translating to MRKYRQVADQLLEEVAQGKYKNELRLPTEDKLMTEYNVSRNTLRSAIDVLVDKSILYRVQGSGIYIRKPVYPDTITINSIRGFKEEFKSKETHSKVIELEQLEADEEISQKLHCEIGTPVYFVHRMRYIENEPFSIEYSYFNKTIIPYLGREIAENSIYGYIENDLNLTIGFADKYISVEKLAKMDSDHLQLTEADPSLVIEETVYLSNGTLFNHSRVIHNYKHAKFFALAKNW from the coding sequence ATGAGAAAATATAGACAAGTTGCTGATCAACTTTTAGAAGAAGTGGCGCAAGGAAAGTATAAAAACGAACTTCGTTTACCAACTGAAGATAAACTAATGACTGAATACAATGTCAGCCGCAATACATTGCGAAGTGCAATCGACGTGCTGGTTGACAAGAGCATTCTTTATCGGGTTCAAGGCAGCGGGATTTATATTCGTAAACCGGTCTATCCTGACACCATTACGATCAACTCTATCAGAGGCTTTAAGGAAGAATTTAAAAGTAAAGAGACACATTCTAAAGTGATTGAGCTAGAACAATTAGAGGCAGATGAAGAAATCAGCCAAAAACTGCACTGCGAAATTGGCACACCCGTTTATTTTGTCCACCGGATGCGTTATATTGAAAACGAACCTTTCTCAATTGAATACAGTTATTTCAACAAAACGATTATCCCTTATTTAGGGAGAGAAATTGCTGAAAACTCCATTTATGGTTACATCGAAAATGATTTGAATTTAACTATCGGCTTTGCTGACAAATATATTTCCGTTGAAAAATTAGCCAAAATGGATAGTGATCATCTTCAGTTAACAGAAGCAGATCCTTCTTTAGTTATCGAAGAAACGGTTTATCTTTCTAATGGAACACTTTTTAATCATTCAAGAGTTATTCATAACTATAAACATGCTAAATTTTTTGCTTTAGCTAAAAATTGGTAA
- a CDS encoding sugar ABC transporter ATP-binding protein: MEVKMKGITKSFGTNSVLRGVDITLRSGEIHALMGENGAGKSTLMNILTGLHKYDAGEILINNKNTVYQNPKEAEEHGVSFIHQEMNTWPQMTVVENLFIGKEIRNKFGWLNTKEMEKRAKAVFEDLGIQLDLHLEVQTLSVGQQQMIEIAKALMTNAQVLIMDEPTAALTEREIEMLFKIIMNLKQKGVAIIYISHRMEEIFKISDCITVMRDGVSIDTTKTKSTTVDEVVKKMVGRDLEDYYPEKESKIREVLFEARQLSRSGVFNDISFTVRQGEIVGFSGLMGSGRTEIMRAIFGIDELDNGEIFLEKKALKIKRPSDAIDKGIGFLTENRKDEGLILDYSIKENISLPSIDGFKKRGLIDTTAEKDFVQLLMKRLNVKAQNAELAVSNLSGGNQQKVVLAKWIGIGSKVLILDEPTRGVDVGAKREIYQLMNELAARGVAIIMVSSDLPEVLGVSDRIIVVHEGNIAGELNKAEATEEKIMSLATGGY; encoded by the coding sequence ATGGAAGTTAAAATGAAAGGCATTACAAAAAGTTTTGGAACGAACTCAGTTTTGAGAGGAGTAGATATTACTCTCCGCAGCGGTGAGATCCACGCCTTAATGGGAGAAAATGGCGCGGGAAAATCAACATTGATGAATATTCTAACTGGATTGCATAAATATGATGCTGGGGAAATTTTGATTAATAATAAAAATACAGTTTATCAAAATCCTAAAGAAGCAGAAGAACATGGCGTCAGTTTTATCCATCAAGAAATGAATACGTGGCCTCAAATGACCGTTGTAGAAAATCTCTTTATCGGAAAAGAAATCAGAAATAAATTCGGCTGGCTAAATACGAAAGAAATGGAGAAAAGAGCTAAAGCTGTTTTTGAAGATTTAGGAATACAATTGGATTTGCATTTAGAAGTCCAAACATTATCTGTAGGACAGCAACAAATGATCGAAATCGCTAAGGCTTTAATGACAAATGCACAAGTATTGATTATGGACGAACCTACTGCTGCTTTGACCGAAAGAGAGATAGAGATGCTATTTAAAATTATTATGAATCTCAAACAAAAAGGAGTAGCCATTATTTATATCTCTCATCGCATGGAAGAAATATTTAAAATCAGCGACTGCATTACTGTCATGAGAGACGGTGTATCCATTGATACGACTAAAACAAAAAGTACAACCGTTGATGAAGTAGTTAAAAAAATGGTTGGTAGAGACCTTGAAGATTATTATCCAGAAAAGGAATCAAAGATTCGAGAAGTGCTTTTTGAAGCACGACAGTTATCAAGAAGCGGTGTTTTTAATGATATTTCTTTTACAGTTCGTCAAGGTGAAATTGTTGGGTTTTCAGGACTAATGGGCTCTGGCAGAACTGAGATCATGCGTGCCATTTTTGGTATTGATGAATTAGACAATGGTGAAATTTTTTTAGAAAAGAAAGCGCTTAAAATAAAACGGCCAAGCGATGCAATTGATAAAGGTATTGGTTTTTTAACTGAAAACCGTAAAGATGAAGGGCTTATTTTAGACTATTCGATTAAAGAGAACATTTCACTGCCTTCTATTGATGGATTTAAAAAGAGAGGGTTGATCGATACAACAGCTGAAAAAGATTTTGTTCAGTTATTGATGAAGCGATTAAATGTCAAAGCACAAAATGCTGAATTAGCCGTTTCCAATTTATCAGGCGGAAATCAGCAAAAAGTTGTTTTAGCAAAATGGATCGGAATTGGCTCAAAAGTACTTATTTTAGACGAGCCTACTAGAGGAGTAGATGTCGGAGCTAAACGTGAAATCTATCAATTGATGAATGAATTGGCTGCTCGAGGCGTTGCCATTATTATGGTCTCCAGCGATTTACCGGAAGTACTGGGAGTTAGTGATCGCATCATCGTTGTCCACGAAGGAAATATCGCAGGTGAGCTGAATAAAGCAGAAGCAACAGAAGAAAAAATTATGAGTCTTGCAACAGGAGGATACTAA
- the rbsK gene encoding ribokinase, translated as MSKLTVVGSLSTDFVVSAEKRPEVGETIIGTDFKTTFGGKGANQAIAAARLGSQVTMIGTVGADVFGQEIIVNLKNNRIDTTNVESVTHLPSGSAHITVVDGDNSIVYIPGANNAVTEEQIVSALNEIEESDLVMVQNETPLEIINILVELCFQRGIKTIYNPAPAKPIPEELIEKVTFLTPNESEYNILFPNLSLSEGMKKYPNKLIITMGSKGVYFNNGSKEIQVPSYLVEPVDTTGAGDTFNGAFAVASTAGLDIETSIRFGNLAAALSIQKFGAQGGMPTLDELKGSDFYEKEWNLK; from the coding sequence ATGAGTAAACTTACTGTAGTCGGCAGTTTATCAACGGATTTTGTTGTGAGTGCCGAAAAAAGACCGGAAGTAGGAGAAACCATCATAGGGACAGATTTTAAAACTACTTTTGGAGGAAAAGGAGCCAATCAAGCGATAGCAGCAGCTCGGTTAGGCAGTCAAGTCACGATGATCGGAACAGTCGGAGCAGATGTGTTTGGGCAAGAAATTATCGTGAACCTAAAAAATAACCGTATTGATACCACAAATGTGGAATCGGTTACACATTTACCTTCCGGCTCAGCTCATATCACAGTCGTGGATGGAGACAATAGCATCGTTTATATTCCAGGAGCTAATAATGCCGTAACGGAAGAACAAATCGTAAGCGCTTTAAATGAAATAGAAGAAAGCGATCTGGTGATGGTTCAAAATGAGACACCGCTAGAGATTATTAACATCCTAGTAGAATTGTGTTTTCAAAGAGGAATCAAAACCATTTATAATCCTGCGCCAGCTAAACCCATTCCTGAAGAACTGATTGAAAAAGTTACATTTTTAACTCCGAACGAATCAGAATACAACATATTGTTTCCAAATTTGAGTTTGTCAGAAGGAATGAAAAAATACCCAAATAAGCTGATCATTACTATGGGTTCAAAAGGTGTTTATTTTAATAATGGTTCAAAGGAAATACAAGTACCTTCGTATTTAGTTGAGCCTGTAGATACGACTGGTGCAGGCGATACTTTTAATGGGGCTTTTGCGGTAGCTTCAACAGCTGGTCTCGATATAGAAACCAGCATTCGGTTTGGCAATTTGGCCGCTGCGTTATCGATTCAAAAATTTGGTGCACAAGGCGGGATGCCGACATTAGATGAATTGAAGGGAAGTGATTTTTATGAAAAAGAATGGAACCTTAAATAG
- a CDS encoding ABC transporter permease gives MSSEVKKVQLEEQKKQKKDIIGKLGPLLALAVLFIFVTILNPGFVAPTNLLNLLRQVSTNALIAFGMTFVILTGGIDLSVGSTLALSSALMAGSIVAGLDPFLAMVLAVIVGGLLGGFNGLLITKGKMAPFIATLATMTIFRGATLVFTDGNPITGIGDSFIFKFVGRGYLFGIPFPVILMAICFVILYVLLHKMTFGRKTFAIGGNEKAAFIAGIKSDRIKIAIYSISGMMASIAGIIITSRLNSAQPTAGQAYEMDAIASVVLGGTSLSGGRGRIVGTLIGALIMGTLNNGLNLLGVSSFYQQIVKGIVIIIAVLLDRKK, from the coding sequence ATGAGTTCAGAGGTAAAGAAAGTTCAGTTAGAAGAACAAAAAAAGCAAAAAAAAGACATCATTGGAAAACTAGGACCGTTATTAGCTTTAGCTGTTTTATTTATTTTTGTAACGATTTTAAATCCTGGCTTTGTCGCTCCTACTAATTTACTCAATTTATTAAGGCAAGTTTCAACAAATGCTTTGATAGCATTTGGAATGACTTTTGTTATCCTGACTGGCGGTATAGATTTATCTGTTGGTTCAACGTTAGCATTAAGCAGTGCTTTAATGGCAGGGAGCATTGTAGCAGGGTTAGATCCATTTTTGGCAATGGTATTGGCAGTTATTGTCGGCGGATTGCTTGGCGGATTTAACGGGCTATTAATTACTAAGGGAAAAATGGCACCTTTTATTGCCACATTGGCAACGATGACTATTTTTCGCGGAGCAACATTAGTTTTTACGGATGGGAATCCAATTACAGGTATCGGCGATAGCTTTATCTTTAAATTTGTAGGTCGTGGTTATTTATTTGGTATTCCATTTCCTGTTATTTTAATGGCTATCTGTTTTGTCATTTTATATGTTTTATTACATAAAATGACGTTTGGTAGAAAAACATTTGCGATAGGAGGGAATGAGAAAGCAGCATTTATTGCTGGTATTAAGAGTGACCGTATTAAAATAGCAATCTATTCTATTTCAGGAATGATGGCTTCTATTGCCGGTATTATTATCACATCTCGTTTAAATTCAGCACAACCTACAGCAGGACAAGCTTATGAAATGGACGCTATTGCTTCTGTTGTATTGGGTGGAACTAGTTTGTCTGGCGGTCGTGGAAGAATAGTTGGAACGTTGATTGGAGCTTTGATCATGGGCACATTGAATAATGGGCTAAATCTGTTAGGTGTATCTAGCTTTTATCAACAAATTGTTAAAGGAATCGTTATTATCATCGCAGTATTGTTAGATAGAAAAAAATAG
- a CDS encoding GH1 family beta-glucosidase, producing the protein MEFPKDFLFGAATAAYQVEGAWDKDGKGVSNWDVFSKIEGKTYQGTNGDVAIDHYHRYKEDIALMAEMGLDSYRFSISWTRIYPNGDGKINQKGLDFYNDLINECLKYNIIPFVTLYHWDLPQKLEKNGGWTAERTLKAFEQYADTCFKAFGDRVKHWITFNETIVFARHGYIFGAHPPGRLNDFKNYYQVLHNVFLTHAKVVLNFKHSGYQGDIGITHVFNPAFPADDKLSSKKAADHANMFDTFLYYDPILKGTYPEYVLTHLKQKGYDFDLSQEDQETLLKAVPLNDFIGLNYYQPMRVVANESNASRELSREASTGGAGAVSYDGVYKTVSLPSLSYTKWGWEISPEALLDGLHLLKEHYGNIPIYITENGLGDEDPVIDGEIKDTLRIEYIKDHLAFLKKGIQEGIELKGYFAWSAIDLLSWLNGYKKQYGFIYVDHQNHLNRKKKDSFYWYQEVIATRGENL; encoded by the coding sequence ATGGAATTTCCAAAAGATTTTTTATTTGGAGCGGCAACAGCTGCTTACCAAGTTGAAGGTGCTTGGGATAAAGATGGTAAAGGTGTTTCGAATTGGGATGTCTTCTCAAAAATAGAAGGAAAAACATACCAAGGAACCAATGGAGATGTTGCGATCGATCACTATCATCGTTATAAAGAAGATATTGCGCTAATGGCAGAAATGGGGCTCGATTCTTACCGCTTTTCAATTTCTTGGACAAGAATTTATCCTAATGGCGATGGTAAAATAAATCAAAAGGGATTAGATTTTTACAACGATTTAATTAATGAATGTTTAAAATATAACATTATTCCTTTTGTGACCCTTTATCATTGGGACCTGCCTCAGAAGTTAGAAAAAAATGGTGGTTGGACAGCTGAACGAACCTTAAAAGCCTTTGAACAATATGCTGATACTTGTTTCAAAGCTTTCGGGGATCGTGTCAAGCACTGGATAACCTTTAACGAAACGATTGTTTTTGCTCGACACGGTTATATTTTTGGAGCCCATCCACCTGGCCGCTTAAATGACTTCAAAAATTATTACCAAGTTTTACACAATGTTTTCTTAACACATGCCAAAGTTGTGCTGAATTTTAAACATTCAGGTTATCAAGGAGATATTGGAATCACACACGTTTTTAATCCAGCATTTCCGGCTGATGATAAACTTTCAAGCAAAAAAGCAGCTGACCACGCTAACATGTTTGATACGTTCTTATACTATGATCCTATTTTAAAAGGAACTTATCCTGAATACGTATTAACTCATTTGAAACAAAAGGGCTATGATTTTGATTTGTCTCAAGAAGATCAAGAAACTCTATTAAAAGCTGTACCTTTAAATGACTTTATTGGGCTCAATTATTACCAACCAATGCGTGTAGTAGCCAACGAGTCAAATGCATCAAGAGAATTATCTAGAGAAGCAAGTACTGGCGGAGCCGGTGCTGTGTCTTACGATGGCGTCTATAAAACAGTTAGTCTTCCTTCTCTCTCCTATACTAAATGGGGCTGGGAAATTTCACCTGAAGCTTTATTGGACGGACTTCATTTATTAAAAGAACATTATGGAAATATTCCTATCTATATTACTGAAAACGGTTTAGGTGATGAAGACCCAGTCATTGATGGAGAAATCAAAGACACTTTGCGTATTGAATATATTAAAGATCATTTAGCGTTTTTGAAAAAAGGAATCCAAGAAGGAATAGAACTCAAAGGTTACTTCGCCTGGTCTGCCATTGATTTACTCAGCTGGTTAAATGGTTATAAAAAACAATACGGTTTTATTTATGTGGATCACCAAAATCACTTAAATCGCAAGAAAAAAGACTCTTTTTATTGGTATCAAGAAGTTATTGCCACACGCGGAGAAAATCTGTGA
- a CDS encoding MBL fold metallo-hydrolase, with protein MKLKYFGTAAAEGVPALFCKCDLCQEARKKKRRDIRTRSQSLIDDQLLIDFPGDSYLHFLKEEYNLADIEHLVITHGHSDHFYPEDLVMRISGYSNSLDTKLTVYGNERVASFYQRVFDLEGRIDEERLAFQLVHPFETFEAGHYHITPLLTDRDKKETCLIYQITDGEKQVLYAHDTGYFLAENWEYWEKTKPYFHCVSLDCNSQMNKVDGNHMSFYDNVAIKNKMNEMGLTDEKTIFVSSHFSHNSGLLYDEMNAIGMKEGFITAYDGLELTF; from the coding sequence ATGAAACTCAAATACTTTGGAACAGCGGCTGCGGAAGGAGTACCAGCTCTATTTTGTAAATGTGACTTATGTCAAGAAGCACGTAAAAAAAAAAGGCGCGATATCCGTACTCGCTCGCAATCCTTAATTGATGATCAATTATTGATCGATTTTCCAGGAGACAGTTATTTACATTTTTTAAAAGAAGAGTACAACTTAGCGGATATTGAACATTTGGTTATTACTCATGGACATTCAGATCATTTTTATCCAGAAGACTTGGTGATGAGAATAAGCGGGTACAGCAATAGCCTGGATACTAAATTGACTGTATACGGAAATGAACGGGTTGCTTCTTTTTATCAACGGGTCTTTGATTTAGAAGGACGAATCGATGAAGAGCGTTTAGCCTTTCAACTGGTACACCCTTTTGAAACGTTTGAAGCAGGGCATTATCATATTACTCCATTATTGACAGATCGCGATAAAAAAGAAACTTGCCTTATCTATCAAATTACGGATGGCGAAAAACAAGTTTTATACGCTCATGATACTGGATATTTCTTAGCAGAAAACTGGGAGTACTGGGAAAAAACCAAACCTTATTTTCACTGTGTCAGTTTAGACTGCAACAGCCAAATGAATAAAGTAGACGGCAACCATATGAGTTTTTATGATAATGTGGCGATTAAAAATAAAATGAATGAGATGGGTTTAACGGATGAGAAGACCATTTTTGTCAGCAGCCATTTTTCCCATAATAGCGGCTTGCTTTATGATGAAATGAATGCGATAGGAATGAAAGAGGGTTTCATAACCGCCTATGATGGACTTGAATTGACTTTTTAG